One segment of Streptosporangium brasiliense DNA contains the following:
- a CDS encoding heavy-metal-associated domain-containing protein, whose translation MCTACACGTQDSASTQAAAVGADASVYTVSGMTCGHCVSSVSSEIGKVGGVTGVQVDLASGSVSVSGAGFSDEDIRAAVERAGYTPTGAAPVGAF comes from the coding sequence ATGTGCACGGCATGTGCGTGCGGCACCCAGGACAGCGCCTCCACGCAGGCGGCGGCGGTCGGCGCGGACGCGAGCGTCTACACGGTCAGCGGGATGACCTGCGGCCACTGCGTCTCGTCGGTCTCCTCCGAGATCGGCAAGGTCGGCGGCGTCACCGGCGTCCAGGTCGACCTGGCGAGCGGCTCGGTCTCCGTCAGCGGAGCGGGCTTCTCCGACGAGGACATCCGCGCGGCGGTGGAGCGGGCGGGCTACACGCCGACCGGCGCCGCACCCGTCGGCGCCTTCTAG
- a CDS encoding heparinase II/III family protein, whose translation MLAIRRGTIGLGVLTLAFLTFLTLLACGPAKLSLAESRGKVTCQGDQFSTVPATDAMSGRLAFVGLPPVDLGRDIDWRIDPYGNRSWALNLHTLRWMGRLVVDYEATGRRDRLDRAVEIAEDWVRDNPRGGPGTSEWAWAEHPVALRAPALVCLSAHVKDDWLAATLAEHAEILADAALYKGGHNHGLDQDIALLAIGCRFGEQDWTALALRRMSASARLAIDGQGVLREQAPRYGVYVHQRLGVAMEEARDCGVAVPADLIRRRRSLETYVAHATQPDGRLAPIGDSPADLRPKGFPAERQTVKVFDGGYVFGRTAWNDAGSAYYSIRFGPGRVLHGHEDHLGVTYHAQRRDLLVEAGFHSYEKTPYQRWTLSPQAHNVPVVVGAGFREGTAARLLQAATGPGRQSFRLTDDAYGVSRTRSVLVEHGGDLMAVLDTVPRGRQVRPLWHLGPGLDATAVAGGRVVLADGRWKASLLQLQLPACTPIGGQSVRPEEISPGYLRRVSSTTVLSPAARSLLTVIVPGTADPEISCSGGRVRVRTAAGVVSFTADPSRGLV comes from the coding sequence TTGCTTGCTATACGACGGGGGACCATCGGCCTGGGTGTCCTCACCCTGGCCTTCCTGACCTTCCTGACCCTCCTGGCCTGCGGGCCGGCCAAGCTCTCCCTGGCCGAGAGCCGGGGCAAGGTCACCTGCCAGGGCGACCAGTTCTCCACCGTGCCGGCGACCGACGCGATGAGCGGACGGCTCGCCTTCGTCGGTCTTCCCCCGGTCGACCTGGGCAGGGACATCGACTGGCGCATCGACCCCTACGGAAACCGCTCGTGGGCGCTGAACCTGCACACGCTGCGCTGGATGGGGCGGCTGGTCGTCGACTACGAGGCCACCGGACGGCGCGACCGCCTCGACCGCGCCGTCGAGATCGCCGAGGACTGGGTGCGCGACAACCCGCGCGGCGGGCCCGGCACCAGCGAGTGGGCCTGGGCCGAGCACCCGGTCGCGCTGCGGGCCCCGGCCCTGGTCTGCCTCAGCGCCCACGTCAAGGATGACTGGCTGGCCGCCACGCTGGCCGAGCACGCCGAGATCCTGGCCGACGCCGCCCTCTACAAGGGTGGCCACAACCATGGACTGGACCAGGACATCGCGCTGCTGGCCATCGGCTGCCGCTTCGGCGAGCAGGACTGGACGGCCCTGGCGCTGCGCCGGATGAGCGCCTCGGCCAGGCTCGCGATCGACGGGCAGGGCGTGCTGCGCGAGCAGGCTCCCCGCTACGGGGTCTACGTCCACCAGCGGCTGGGCGTCGCGATGGAGGAGGCCCGCGACTGCGGGGTGGCGGTCCCCGCCGACCTCATCCGGCGCCGGCGGTCGCTGGAGACCTACGTCGCCCACGCCACCCAGCCCGACGGCCGCCTGGCGCCCATCGGCGACAGCCCCGCCGACCTGCGCCCGAAGGGATTCCCCGCCGAGCGGCAGACCGTGAAGGTCTTCGACGGCGGCTACGTCTTCGGCCGGACCGCCTGGAACGACGCCGGCTCGGCCTACTACTCGATCCGGTTCGGCCCCGGCCGAGTGCTCCACGGTCATGAGGACCACCTCGGCGTGACCTACCACGCACAGCGGCGCGACCTCCTGGTGGAGGCGGGCTTCCACTCCTACGAGAAGACGCCCTACCAGAGGTGGACGCTCTCGCCGCAGGCCCACAACGTCCCCGTCGTGGTCGGCGCCGGCTTCCGGGAGGGCACGGCCGCGCGCCTGCTGCAGGCGGCCACGGGCCCCGGCCGGCAGTCCTTCCGGCTCACCGACGACGCCTACGGCGTCAGCCGTACCCGGTCGGTGCTGGTCGAGCACGGCGGCGACCTGATGGCCGTGCTCGACACGGTGCCGCGGGGACGGCAGGTCCGCCCGCTGTGGCACCTGGGCCCCGGGCTCGACGCGACCGCCGTGGCGGGCGGGAGGGTGGTCCTGGCCGACGGACGGTGGAAGGCGTCGCTGCTCCAGCTCCAGCTGCCCGCGTGCACGCCGATCGGCGGTCAGTCGGTGCGCCCGGAGGAGATCTCCCCCGGCTACCTGAGGAGGGTCTCGAGCACGACGGTGCTCTCCCCGGCCGCGAGGTCCCTGCTGACCGTGATCGTGCCGGGCACCGCCGACCCGGAGATCTCCTGCTCCGGGGGGAGGGTGCGGGTCCGCACCGCCGCGGGCGTGGTCTCCTTCACGGCCGACCCGTCCAGAGGACTCGTCTGA
- a CDS encoding MFS transporter, with protein MNAVNPRRWQALIVLAAAQFMVIMDTSIIGVALPDMQRDLGFSQGDLQWVFNAYVIAFGGLLLLGGRLSDLLGARKIFTVGWVILIAGSIVAAAAGNAWVEIVGRGVQGIGGALIAPASMTLLMMLFGHNPRELGKAMALYGAAAPAGGTAGVFLGGVITQYLSWPWVFIVYVPIGLATLAAVPALLPAVQGRRGSVDVLGAVSVTAGIALAVYAIVRAPEQGWSSPATLLELAGAIALLALFLVIQRTVREPLMPLGIWRTPGLAPANLAMALLGAAWIPMWYFLNLYLQQVLGYGAFASGAALLPMTIAIMIFMIGITARLLGRFGAKPLIVLGLLVLAAGVAGLSLVRPDGAFASDVLPASLVAAVGMSLAYIPAMMSAMSGVRPEESGLASGIVNTTYQVGSALGLAVMTAIATSRGAAELGDLPRLTEGFQGAFIGAGAVAAAGAALTLLLMRRARSAAPAEAGTQADSLGV; from the coding sequence ATGAACGCCGTCAATCCACGCAGGTGGCAGGCACTCATCGTGCTCGCCGCCGCGCAGTTCATGGTCATCATGGACACCTCCATCATCGGCGTCGCGCTGCCGGACATGCAGCGCGACCTCGGCTTCTCCCAGGGCGACCTGCAGTGGGTCTTCAACGCCTACGTCATCGCCTTCGGCGGCCTGCTGCTGCTCGGCGGGCGGCTGTCGGACCTGCTCGGCGCCCGCAAGATCTTCACCGTCGGCTGGGTCATCCTGATCGCCGGCTCGATCGTCGCCGCGGCGGCGGGCAACGCCTGGGTCGAGATCGTCGGCCGCGGCGTCCAGGGAATCGGCGGCGCGCTCATCGCCCCCGCCTCGATGACCCTGCTCATGATGCTCTTCGGGCACAACCCGCGCGAGCTGGGCAAGGCCATGGCCCTGTACGGCGCCGCCGCGCCGGCCGGCGGCACCGCCGGAGTGTTCCTCGGCGGAGTGATCACGCAGTACCTGAGCTGGCCGTGGGTCTTCATCGTCTACGTGCCGATCGGTCTGGCCACCCTGGCCGCCGTCCCCGCCCTGCTGCCCGCCGTCCAGGGCAGGCGCGGCTCGGTCGACGTGCTGGGCGCCGTCTCCGTCACCGCGGGGATCGCCCTGGCCGTCTACGCCATCGTCCGCGCTCCCGAACAGGGCTGGAGCTCACCGGCCACGCTGCTGGAGCTGGCTGGAGCGATCGCGCTGCTGGCGCTGTTCCTGGTGATCCAGCGCACCGTCCGAGAGCCGCTCATGCCGCTCGGCATCTGGCGCACCCCGGGCCTGGCGCCGGCCAACCTGGCGATGGCGCTGCTCGGCGCGGCGTGGATCCCGATGTGGTACTTCCTCAACCTCTACCTGCAGCAGGTCCTGGGCTACGGCGCCTTCGCCAGCGGGGCCGCGCTGCTGCCGATGACCATCGCGATCATGATCTTCATGATCGGCATCACCGCCCGGCTGCTGGGACGCTTCGGCGCCAAGCCGCTCATCGTCCTGGGCCTGCTCGTGCTGGCCGCCGGCGTGGCGGGACTGTCCCTGGTGCGGCCGGACGGGGCGTTCGCCTCCGACGTGCTGCCGGCGTCGCTGGTCGCGGCGGTCGGCATGTCGCTGGCCTACATCCCGGCGATGATGTCGGCCATGTCGGGGGTGCGGCCGGAGGAGAGCGGCCTGGCCTCGGGCATCGTCAACACCACCTACCAGGTCGGCTCGGCTCTCGGGCTCGCGGTCATGACCGCGATCGCCACCTCCCGGGGCGCCGCCGAGCTGGGAGATCTCCCCAGGCTGACCGAGGGCTTCCAG